GAGCACGCTGGCCGCCTACACGGCCGGTGTCGAGCACTACGTCACGTCGTTCCAGTTCGCCGGCGGGGGCGCCGAGGTCGGCTCCATCGTTCCCCTGCCTGGCATCCCCACCAAGGTCGAGCGAGGCGGCGACTGGACGCTCCAGCGTCTGCAACGCGAGACCCAGCCCGTGCTCGAGCGGTTCGCCGCCGACGGTGTCGCCCAGGCCGCCTCCGCACCCGAGGCCCAGGTCATCCTGGAGACCCGCATCGACGCGCTCGACGTTACGGTCCTGAAGGGCGGCGGCACGGCGGTGGGCGACTGGGCCCGCGAGCACGGCTTCGCCCTGACTCCCGACGCGCCCGAGGTGCTCGACTTCTATGCGAAGCGCAGCCCGATCTTCATGGCGGCCCGCTTCGACGCCACCGCTGCGCGCGCCGCCGGCCAGGGCATCGGCGACGGCACTCCGATCCACCTCACCATCCCGACCGACGCTCCGTGGGTCCCCATCAAGATCCTGGCCCTCGGCCGGGCCGAGCAGGAACGGGTCGAGGCGGACGTGTACCTGCTCACCGACGAGCGGCCCACACTCCTCGCCGGTGCCGGGCTGCGCACCGAGCGCAGCGAGGCGGCCTCGGCGTCGCTCCTCGACGACCTGCGCTCGGACAAGGGCATGGAGTGGATGCCCCGCGACATGCACCTCACCTATCTCCGCGTCGAGGGCACCCGTGACCAGCTCGACCACGACCTGGCCATCAGTCCCACCGGCGGGGTGCCCTCCCGCTTCGACTTCGACCGTGTGGTCGACGAGACGGCGACCGCCGCCCAGCGCCAGCAGCGCGACGATCAGCGCAACGCCGGTACCGGCCAGCCCGCCGGCACCAAGGGACCGCTGGCAGGCACGGGCGCCGACCAGTCCGGTGACGGGCCGGTGTGGCCCGCCGTCGCCCTCGGCGGCC
Above is a genomic segment from Acidimicrobiales bacterium containing:
- a CDS encoding DUF2330 domain-containing protein → MGIALAAAVLTAGPAAACGGLVAPNGTVRLLRTSTLAAYTAGVEHYVTSFQFAGGGAEVGSIVPLPGIPTKVERGGDWTLQRLQRETQPVLERFAADGVAQAASAPEAQVILETRIDALDVTVLKGGGTAVGDWAREHGFALTPDAPEVLDFYAKRSPIFMAARFDATAARAAGQGIGDGTPIHLTIPTDAPWVPIKILALGRAEQERVEADVYLLTDERPTLLAGAGLRTERSEAASASLLDDLRSDKGMEWMPRDMHLTYLRVEGTRDQLDHDLAISPTGGVPSRFDFDRVVDETATAAQRQQRDDQRNAGTGQPAGTKGPLAGTGADQSGDGPVWPAVALGGLVLAGVLIAARRLSS